Proteins from a genomic interval of Chitinophagales bacterium:
- a CDS encoding peptide deformylase has product MSNLHKILKLGNSLLYQKAIEVEPSEVAELQSDIDLLHNLVLEFRAKYGAGRAIAAPQIGLMKRIICMNTDKQYTIINPVLSELSDEMMELWDDCMCFPNLHVKVRRHRYCVLNFRDENWIEHRWELKDDLSELIQHEYDHLEGILATQRAIDGKAFRVV; this is encoded by the coding sequence ATCCTAAAACTCGGCAACTCGCTCCTCTACCAAAAAGCCATTGAAGTAGAACCCTCTGAAGTGGCAGAACTCCAAAGTGATATTGATTTATTGCACAATTTGGTCTTGGAGTTTAGAGCCAAGTATGGCGCAGGTAGAGCGATTGCAGCTCCTCAAATTGGGCTGATGAAACGAATTATCTGTATGAACACCGATAAGCAGTACACGATAATCAATCCTGTATTGAGTGAATTGAGCGATGAAATGATGGAACTTTGGGATGATTGTATGTGTTTTCCGAACCTGCATGTCAAGGTGCGAAGGCATCGGTATTGTGTGCTGAATTTTCGGGATGAAAACTGGATCGAACATCGTTGGGAATTGAAGGATGATTTATCGGAATTGATTCAACATGAATACGACCATTTGGAGGGAATTTTGGCTACGCAAAGGGCGATTGACGGGAAGGCTTTTCGGGTGGTTTGA